In Vibrio gangliei, a single window of DNA contains:
- the ilvM gene encoding acetolactate synthase 2 small subunit produces MDRYQLNIKADDKPVLLERVLRVIRHRGFIIRQVIATVNHESNIASVEIIVDSSRPISILINQIEKLWDIRTVETELLQTHLSE; encoded by the coding sequence ATGGACAGATATCAATTAAATATAAAAGCCGACGACAAGCCAGTATTACTTGAACGAGTGTTGCGCGTGATTCGACATCGTGGTTTTATAATCCGACAAGTGATCGCCACCGTAAACCACGAAAGTAATATCGCTAGCGTCGAGATCATTGTCGACAGCAGCCGCCCAATCTCAATCCTGATCAATCAAATTGAGAAATTGTGGGACATTCGCACCGTTGAGACCGAACTGCTGCAAACACATCTATCAGAATAA
- a CDS encoding YifB family Mg chelatase-like AAA ATPase: MELAIIHSRACVGVEAPEVTVEVHISNGMPGFSLVGLPETTVKESKDRVRSAILNSNFEFPAKRITVNLAPADLPKEGGRFDLPIALGILAASQQIAINKLDSHEFVGELALSGELRKVKGVLPAALACLKIERSLVVPNDNGDQAALVGQGLHKSAAALLEVCADLCGQQTMGLFTSPDALTEPNNERDLQDIIGQQQGKRALEIAAAGSHNLLFLGPPGTGKTMLASRLCDLLPEMNDDEALESASVASLTDVEINHHNWKNRPFRAPHHSSSMAALVGGGSIPRPGEISLAHNGLLFLDEMPEFDRKVLDSLREPLESGEIIISRAAGKTRFPARFQLVGALNPSPTGYYEGSQTRANPQMILRYLSRLSGPLLDRFDMSIEIPALPKGTLSQGGDRGEPTQVVKQRVWQARQVMLKRSGKVNALLNSREIETVCVLSKPDAEFLEHALHQLGLSVRAYHRILKVARTIADLSQSDTIQKAHLAEALGYRNMDRLLKQLTAQAV; encoded by the coding sequence ATGGAGTTAGCAATCATACACAGTCGCGCTTGTGTTGGGGTAGAAGCGCCAGAAGTCACTGTCGAAGTCCACATAAGCAACGGCATGCCCGGTTTTTCGCTGGTGGGGTTGCCAGAAACCACGGTCAAAGAATCCAAAGATCGAGTGCGCAGCGCCATTCTTAATTCCAATTTTGAGTTCCCCGCCAAACGTATCACCGTCAATTTAGCGCCGGCGGATCTGCCCAAAGAAGGTGGACGTTTTGATTTGCCTATTGCTTTGGGGATTTTAGCGGCGTCACAACAAATTGCGATCAATAAACTCGATAGTCATGAATTTGTCGGAGAGTTGGCGTTATCGGGCGAATTACGCAAAGTGAAAGGTGTGCTTCCGGCAGCCTTAGCGTGTTTGAAAATTGAACGCAGTTTAGTCGTGCCCAATGATAATGGTGATCAAGCGGCGTTGGTGGGGCAAGGTTTGCATAAATCAGCCGCGGCCTTATTGGAAGTATGCGCGGATTTATGTGGTCAGCAAACCATGGGGTTATTTACCTCGCCTGATGCACTAACAGAGCCAAATAATGAACGCGATCTGCAAGATATTATTGGCCAGCAGCAAGGAAAGCGTGCGTTAGAAATCGCCGCCGCCGGTTCACATAACTTGTTATTTTTAGGCCCGCCGGGAACGGGGAAAACCATGTTGGCATCGCGTTTGTGTGATTTATTACCTGAAATGAATGACGATGAAGCGCTAGAAAGTGCCTCGGTTGCGTCTCTCACCGATGTGGAAATCAATCATCATAATTGGAAGAATCGTCCGTTTCGCGCTCCTCATCACTCCAGTTCAATGGCGGCATTGGTGGGCGGTGGTTCGATTCCAAGGCCGGGTGAAATATCACTGGCGCACAATGGCTTATTGTTCTTAGATGAGATGCCTGAATTTGATCGCAAAGTTCTTGATTCATTACGTGAGCCATTAGAATCGGGCGAAATTATCATATCGCGCGCGGCTGGTAAAACGCGCTTTCCGGCTCGCTTTCAATTAGTCGGTGCGCTAAATCCAAGCCCTACCGGTTATTATGAAGGCTCGCAAACTCGCGCCAATCCACAAATGATTTTACGTTATTTAAGCCGCTTATCAGGCCCATTACTGGATCGATTTGATATGTCGATAGAAATTCCAGCTTTGCCGAAAGGCACATTATCGCAAGGTGGTGATCGAGGAGAGCCGACTCAAGTGGTGAAACAGCGAGTGTGGCAAGCCAGACAAGTGATGCTCAAGCGCAGCGGCAAAGTTAATGCTCTGCTTAATAGCCGTGAAATCGAGACCGTTTGTGTATTATCTAAGCCCGATGCGGAATTTTTAGAACATGCTTTGCATCAATTAGGTTTATCAGTACGGGCGTATCATCGCATTTTAAAAGTAGCGCGCACCATTGCAGATTTATCACAATCTGACACCATTCAAAAAGCGCATTTGGCCGAAGCATTGGGTTATCGAAATATGGACCGCTTACTCAAGCAATTGACAGCGCAAGCGGTATAG
- the ilvG gene encoding acetolactate synthase 2 catalytic subunit — protein sequence MTGAELVVSALQQEGIKTVFGYPGGAIMPIYDALYDGGVEHILCRHEQGAAMAAIGMARSTQDVAVCMATSGPGATNLVTGLADALMDSIPIVAITGQVASSHIGTDAFQEMDVIGMSLSCCKHSYLVTDVNELAPTLSEAFELAKSGRPGPVLVDIAKDVQLAQAPTKILPEFTPPALPIASKNAITQAQQVLAKSRKPVLYVGGGVQLAKATETVREFLNLNPIPAVSTLKGLGTIERHYPHYLGMLGMHGTKAANLVVQECDLLIVVGARFDDRVTGKLDTFAPHAKVIHLDIDAAEFNKLRHAHAPLRGDLNVLLPQLEVSNDVSEWTEHCDRLRKKFKWRYDHPGDLIYAPKLLKQLSDMMPDSSMVSTDVGQHQMWAAQHIQPRAPQNYITSAGLGTMGFGLPAAMGAKVARPQDESILITGDGSFMMNIQELGTLKRRQIPVKMVLLNNQRLGMVRQWQSLFFDGRHSETILDDNPDFIMLAKAFDIPGKTITRKEEVEPALKEMLASETSYLLHVLISEEENVWPLVPPGAANQDMLENT from the coding sequence ATGACAGGAGCAGAATTGGTAGTCAGCGCACTACAACAAGAAGGCATCAAAACCGTATTTGGTTACCCAGGCGGTGCCATCATGCCAATCTACGATGCGCTTTATGATGGCGGCGTAGAGCATATTTTATGTCGACACGAGCAAGGTGCGGCAATGGCGGCTATCGGTATGGCACGTTCCACTCAAGATGTGGCGGTGTGCATGGCAACATCAGGTCCAGGTGCAACTAACTTAGTCACTGGCCTTGCCGATGCATTAATGGATTCCATTCCTATTGTTGCCATCACCGGACAAGTCGCCAGTAGCCACATAGGTACCGATGCGTTTCAGGAAATGGATGTGATTGGCATGTCGCTTTCTTGTTGTAAACACAGCTACCTAGTCACTGACGTTAACGAACTTGCCCCAACCCTTTCTGAAGCTTTTGAACTTGCGAAATCTGGTCGTCCTGGCCCAGTATTGGTTGATATAGCCAAAGATGTGCAACTGGCCCAAGCGCCGACCAAAATCTTACCGGAATTCACGCCACCGGCACTGCCAATTGCGAGCAAAAACGCCATTACCCAAGCACAACAAGTCTTAGCCAAAAGCCGCAAGCCAGTATTGTACGTTGGCGGAGGGGTGCAACTAGCCAAAGCGACCGAGACGGTACGTGAGTTTTTAAATCTGAACCCAATTCCTGCGGTCAGCACCTTGAAAGGCTTAGGGACGATTGAGCGTCATTACCCACACTACCTCGGCATGTTAGGCATGCACGGCACTAAAGCCGCTAACCTAGTGGTACAAGAGTGTGATTTGTTGATTGTGGTTGGTGCGCGTTTTGATGACCGAGTAACCGGCAAGCTAGATACCTTTGCCCCACACGCCAAAGTTATCCATCTTGATATTGATGCCGCCGAATTCAACAAATTACGCCATGCTCATGCGCCATTACGTGGTGATTTGAATGTCCTGCTGCCACAACTGGAAGTCAGCAACGATGTGTCGGAGTGGACCGAACACTGCGATCGCCTAAGAAAGAAATTCAAATGGCGTTATGATCACCCTGGCGATTTGATCTACGCACCTAAGCTATTAAAACAGCTAAGCGATATGATGCCAGACAGTTCCATGGTATCGACCGACGTAGGACAACACCAAATGTGGGCCGCGCAGCATATTCAACCTCGCGCGCCACAAAACTACATCACTTCTGCCGGTCTTGGCACCATGGGCTTTGGTTTGCCTGCCGCGATGGGGGCGAAAGTCGCTCGTCCGCAAGATGAATCTATTCTGATCACTGGCGATGGTTCATTTATGATGAACATTCAAGAACTTGGCACCTTAAAACGTCGCCAAATTCCAGTCAAAATGGTGCTACTCAACAACCAACGTTTAGGCATGGTGCGTCAATGGCAATCGCTGTTTTTTGATGGCCGCCACAGTGAAACCATCCTAGATGACAACCCTGATTTCATCATGCTAGCCAAAGCCTTTGATATTCCGGGCAAAACCATTACTCGTAAAGAGGAAGTCGAGCCGGCACTAAAAGAAATGCTCGCCAGTGAAACCTCTTACTTACTGCACGTACTGATTTCAGAAGAAGAAAATGTTTGGCCATTAGTGCCACCGGGCGCAGCAAACCAAGATATGTTGGAGAATACCTAA
- a CDS encoding branched-chain amino acid transaminase encodes MATNTADFIWFNGEMVPWADANVHVLTHAMHYGTSVFEGIRCYNTPNGPIVFRHKEHMQRLEDSAKIYRFPIPYSVEEMMEACRETLRANKLDSAYIRPLGFVGNVGLGVCPPTDTKMELIIAAFPWGAYLGEEALANGVDAMISSWNRAAPNTIPTAAKAGGNYLSSLLVGGEARRHGYDEGIALSVNGYISEGAGENIFVVKNGKIITPPATSSILPGITRDSIVTLAKDLGYEIEEANIAREALYLADEIFMTGTAAEIVPVRSVDQITVGAGKRGPITEKIQSTFFGLFNGTTEDKWGWLDPVYPQGK; translated from the coding sequence ATGGCTACGAATACTGCTGATTTCATTTGGTTCAATGGCGAAATGGTGCCTTGGGCGGACGCTAACGTTCACGTACTCACTCATGCCATGCACTATGGTACTTCTGTTTTTGAAGGTATCCGTTGCTACAACACCCCAAATGGTCCAATTGTATTTCGCCATAAAGAGCACATGCAGCGCTTAGAAGATTCCGCCAAGATTTATCGTTTTCCTATTCCTTATTCTGTTGAAGAAATGATGGAAGCGTGTCGTGAAACGCTACGTGCCAACAAACTCGATTCGGCTTACATTCGCCCACTGGGTTTTGTCGGCAACGTTGGTTTGGGTGTTTGCCCTCCGACTGACACTAAAATGGAGCTCATCATCGCTGCTTTCCCTTGGGGGGCTTACCTAGGTGAAGAAGCGCTAGCCAATGGTGTGGATGCCATGATTTCTAGCTGGAATCGCGCCGCACCCAATACTATTCCAACCGCGGCCAAAGCGGGTGGTAACTACTTATCATCATTATTGGTGGGTGGTGAAGCTCGCCGTCATGGTTACGATGAAGGTATTGCACTAAGCGTAAATGGTTATATTTCAGAAGGCGCGGGCGAAAATATCTTTGTGGTGAAAAATGGCAAAATCATTACGCCACCTGCTACCAGCTCAATTTTACCGGGAATTACTCGTGATTCTATAGTCACTCTCGCCAAAGATTTAGGCTACGAGATTGAAGAAGCAAATATTGCTCGTGAAGCGCTTTACCTTGCCGATGAAATCTTCATGACAGGCACAGCCGCGGAAATTGTACCGGTACGCAGCGTCGATCAAATTACGGTTGGTGCCGGCAAACGCGGCCCAATCACAGAGAAAATTCAATCCACCTTCTTTGGCCTATTTAACGGCACCACTGAAGACAAATGGGGCTGGCTCGATCCTGTCTACCCACAAGGTAAATAG